A genome region from Psychrobacter jeotgali includes the following:
- a CDS encoding hemagglutinin repeat-containing protein, producing MGEDTDKAISDPNRGNAIIRAQDINIDNALDIETNQSEQKSKTSGLTVSVSNSLIDSAKAIDNLVDAGGNTDSTRMKGMAAVSGLLKARAITKQTGDAISGVSTLGNTRIQATIGSQKSQSNSSSYTEVNQGSNINTNNLALIATGAGKDSNININGSNINVNNNALFQADNDFNVSGVAQNSNTRSTNSSSSAAIGGYASFGGQGPSGGITANASKGKGYANSDSVTYANSQINVGGTSTFDIGNDVNIKGGVIDTNKAQGTIGGNVNIESLQDTAVYDSNQKNVGFTLDVDLVNNGAGSSLSLNGGKTNINADYKAVGQQSGIFTGDGGFDLEVEGKTNLIGGAITTTDKALELGLNKYVSKGGIVTQDIENSSSYEGDAISVGVSLGNTTGKPQATMNGLGYGTDGDSDSSITKAGITGIAGNSGITTDNREEYAGALVNAFDEIRVSEEVGAQTQITREFGKEAPKAVGDFAASRQLDLIEQGRIDEADKWAEGGAYRVGLHTLVGAIATGSVDGALASGTTAVSIPAVGRYLDEQGVDETTKNALLLGLSAGIGSAVGGDTAGAASSVNQTQNNYLNHIQLQNWVDGLKACNGNSTCVTRVNDIYQKLDKDQQNRLNNVCNDNFNLAQCKAEIINYNSAYPSANVAEPLYKQINKLGGGSNTSFNTRNNNGYAIQARDRGISNIARAEGKTAQAIAGEIWYVSSYGGGRGGSAVSAKAPATKVTTNSKNNSFPNTTNATNINAQAALKAKLSALQTAQNTAIKTKVLPDGRVRYYAQEKLASKPGSTRGASFVTEHNPKTGFVRQWMESYNHKGEVIRVNPKSINGQQVTGQHYPPTGKELGR from the coding sequence ATGGGAGAAGACACCGACAAAGCTATCAGCGACCCCAACCGTGGCAACGCCATCATTCGCGCCCAAGATATCAACATCGATAACGCCCTGGACATCGAAACCAACCAAAGCGAGCAAAAGTCTAAAACAAGCGGTCTTACCGTCTCTGTCTCTAACAGTTTGATTGACAGTGCCAAAGCCATCGATAATTTAGTTGATGCTGGCGGTAATACTGATAGCACCCGCATGAAAGGTATGGCAGCAGTCAGTGGTTTACTAAAAGCCCGCGCTATAACCAAGCAAACAGGCGATGCCATTAGTGGAGTATCAACGCTTGGCAACACCCGCATCCAAGCCACCATCGGCTCGCAAAAGAGTCAATCGAACAGCTCAAGCTACACCGAGGTCAACCAAGGCTCAAATATTAATACTAACAACCTAGCGCTTATCGCTACAGGCGCTGGCAAAGATAGTAATATCAATATTAATGGCAGTAACATTAATGTCAACAATAATGCCCTTTTCCAAGCCGACAACGACTTCAACGTCAGTGGCGTCGCACAAAACAGTAATACCCGTAGCACCAATTCAAGCTCAAGCGCCGCTATTGGCGGTTACGCCAGCTTTGGCGGACAAGGCCCAAGCGGCGGCATCACGGCTAATGCCAGCAAAGGTAAAGGCTATGCTAATAGCGACTCAGTGACCTATGCCAATAGCCAAATTAACGTTGGCGGTACCAGTACCTTTGATATTGGCAACGACGTCAACATCAAAGGCGGCGTTATTGATACGAATAAAGCCCAAGGCACCATAGGCGGTAACGTCAATATCGAATCCTTACAAGATACTGCCGTCTATGACAGCAATCAAAAGAACGTAGGCTTTACCCTTGACGTTGATCTAGTCAATAATGGCGCAGGATCTAGTCTATCTCTTAATGGCGGTAAGACCAATATCAACGCGGACTATAAAGCCGTTGGTCAGCAGTCAGGCATCTTTACAGGGGATGGTGGCTTTGATCTAGAAGTTGAGGGTAAGACCAACCTTATTGGTGGAGCGATTACCACCACTGACAAAGCATTAGAATTAGGTCTAAACAAATATGTTAGCAAAGGCGGCATTGTCACCCAAGATATTGAGAACAGCAGTAGCTATGAAGGTGATGCCATCTCTGTTGGCGTCAGTCTGGGCAACACCACAGGCAAGCCACAAGCTACGATGAATGGTTTAGGCTATGGCACAGATGGAGATAGTGATAGCAGTATTACTAAAGCGGGTATCACAGGTATTGCAGGTAACAGTGGTATTACAACGGACAACCGCGAAGAGTACGCGGGTGCGCTTGTAAACGCCTTTGATGAGATACGAGTTAGTGAGGAGGTTGGGGCTCAGACGCAGATTACCCGAGAGTTTGGTAAGGAAGCGCCAAAGGCGGTTGGGGACTTTGCAGCTAGCAGACAACTAGACCTTATTGAACAAGGTAGAATAGACGAAGCGGATAAATGGGCAGAAGGCGGGGCTTATCGGGTTGGTTTGCATACGCTAGTTGGTGCTATTGCTACGGGTAGTGTTGACGGTGCATTAGCTAGTGGTACTACAGCAGTTTCTATTCCTGCGGTAGGTCGTTACTTAGATGAGCAAGGCGTTGATGAAACGACGAAAAACGCTTTACTTTTAGGATTGTCGGCGGGCATTGGTAGCGCCGTTGGTGGTGATACCGCAGGTGCAGCGAGTAGTGTAAATCAGACTCAGAATAATTATTTGAATCATATACAATTGCAGAATTGGGTAGACGGTTTAAAAGCCTGTAATGGCAACTCAACCTGCGTGACACGAGTCAACGATATCTATCAAAAGTTAGATAAGGATCAGCAAAATAGACTTAACAATGTTTGTAATGATAATTTCAATCTTGCACAATGTAAGGCTGAGATCATCAACTATAATAGTGCTTATCCTAGTGCCAATGTCGCCGAGCCTTTATATAAGCAAATAAACAAATTAGGTGGCGGTTCTAATACGTCTTTCAATACTAGGAATAATAACGGTTATGCTATACAAGCTCGAGACCGTGGTATTTCAAATATAGCTAGAGCAGAGGGAAAAACAGCTCAAGCGATAGCAGGAGAGATTTGGTATGTATCATCTTATGGAGGCGGCAGAGGTGGTTCAGCAGTTTCGGCTAAGGCTCCTGCAACTAAAGTAACTACAAACAGTAAAAATAATTCTTTTCCTAACACTACGAATGCTACGAATATTAATGCTCAAGCTGCGTTAAAAGCAAAACTTTCAGCTCTTCAAACAGCTCAAAATACGGCAATTAAAACTAAAGTATTACCTGATGGACGTGTTAGATATTACGCACAAGAGAAACTTGCAAGTAAACCAGGATCTACTAGAGGAGCATCTTTTGTCACTGAGCATAATCCTAAAACAGGCTTTGTTAGGCAGTGGATGGAAAGCTATAACCATAAAGGTGAAGTTATTAGAGTGAATCCGAAATCGATTAATGGACAACAAGTTACTGGGCAACATTATCCACCCACAGGTAAGGAGCTAGGTCGTTGA
- a CDS encoding hemagglutinin repeat-containing protein produces the protein MGNDSSLDSNDANRGNTVVRAKKINIDNALNVYTNQSESKFKQSGLTVSVSNSLIDSAKDIDSLVDAGGNTDSVRMKGMAAVAGALKTRSLAKEAASAAKGLASGVNAGSLKGLGNTRIQATIGSQKSQSNSSSYTEVNQGSNINTNNLALIATGAGKDSNININGSNINVTNNALFQADNDFNVSGVAQNSNTRSTNSSSSAAIGGYASTGSGVGITASASRGKGYANSDSVTYANSNINVGATTTLDIGNDLNLKGGVINTGSAQGSIGGNVNIESLQDTATYDSNQKNAGFTLDVALEGVGSSLSLNGGKTDINADYKAVGEQSGIFTGDGGFDLTTEGKTTLIGGAIITTDAALQAGRNNYVSKGGIVTQDIENTTSYKGDAISIGLSAGKERKPSMSGLGYGSDSDSDSSTTKAGITGIAGNSGITTDNRAEYAGALENVFDETRVNEELGAQVEITQAFDQERRKIKNEIEEKKQKLLETAAEQDKLGNITARDNLVNQADKLQTQGLIFDAISGALYGPNSNGTIGYAAKAASPFIASQIGDYFKNNRADNRDDNGNRLEPGSAAHILAHGILGAAVSYATGNDVFTGGLSASAGEATAPLISQFLYQTKDTDKLTAEQKDTIRGIVSLTGVVIGSTTGSVTDSVNAGETALVAVEDNYWNKDPNHGSNSTQVVPDWMLPHMPVFGKNAKGQTIICIPTSSHSCGASSNFRVATDQEMVNSVKAGAVMIVGSAVGGKGAEYTLKIGGKIVNKYKTLKQAQKAAEDSVQKARVTNNNQIDDDLGNKPSGKREIAKGLNGKDFEDWLHSSYGGSKSFSKGGREFDGAFGNRWYEAKSGNYWRDVTSKSRGLEKFKSDMGARKRIANENGGTYELHSNTPIPKDIKDWLNKKGISSYEHQ, from the coding sequence ATGGGCAATGACAGTAGCTTAGACAGTAATGACGCTAACCGTGGCAATACTGTGGTACGTGCCAAAAAGATTAACATCGATAATGCCCTAAATGTCTACACTAACCAAAGCGAGAGTAAGTTCAAGCAAAGCGGTCTGACCGTCTCTGTTTCCAACAGCTTAATTGACAGTGCCAAAGATATCGATAGTTTGGTTGATGCTGGTGGTAATACTGATAGCGTACGCATGAAAGGAATGGCCGCAGTAGCAGGCGCTCTTAAGACCAGATCACTAGCTAAAGAGGCTGCTAGTGCTGCAAAAGGTCTAGCTAGCGGTGTCAATGCAGGTAGCCTGAAAGGTTTAGGCAACACCCGAATACAAGCCACCATCGGCTCGCAAAAGAGCCAATCTAATAGCAGTAGCTACACTGAGGTCAACCAAGGCTCAAATATTAATACTAACAACCTAGCGCTTATCGCAACCGGCGCTGGCAAAGATAGTAATATCAATATTAATGGCAGTAACATTAATGTCACCAATAATGCCCTATTCCAAGCGGACAATGATTTCAACGTCAGTGGTGTGGCACAAAACAGTAATACCCGCAGCACGAACTCAAGCTCAAGTGCCGCTATTGGAGGTTATGCTTCAACAGGTAGTGGTGTCGGCATTACTGCCAGTGCTAGCCGTGGCAAAGGCTATGCCAACAGCGACTCAGTGACTTATGCCAACAGCAACATCAACGTGGGTGCTACCACTACCCTAGACATTGGTAATGACCTCAACCTCAAAGGTGGCGTCATTAACACGGGTAGTGCCCAAGGATCTATCGGTGGTAACGTTAACATCGAGTCCTTACAAGACACGGCCACTTATGACAGCAATCAAAAGAACGCAGGCTTTACCCTTGATGTCGCTTTAGAAGGTGTAGGCTCAAGTCTATCACTCAATGGTGGTAAGACTGATATCAATGCGGATTATAAAGCGGTTGGTGAACAGTCTGGAATATTCACAGGAGATGGTGGCTTTGATCTCACCACTGAGGGTAAAACCACGCTGATTGGCGGGGCGATTATCACGACTGATGCTGCCCTCCAAGCTGGACGTAATAACTACGTCAGCAAAGGCGGTATAGTCACTCAAGACATTGAGAACACGACCAGTTATAAAGGCGATGCCATCTCTATTGGTTTAAGTGCTGGTAAAGAGAGAAAACCTAGCATGAGTGGGCTTGGCTATGGCAGCGATAGCGATAGTGATAGCAGTACAACCAAAGCGGGCATCACCGGCATTGCAGGCAACAGCGGTATTACAACGGACAACCGTGCTGAGTATGCAGGTGCGCTTGAGAATGTGTTCGACGAAACAAGAGTTAATGAGGAGCTGGGGGCGCAGGTTGAGATTACTCAAGCTTTCGACCAAGAGCGGCGTAAGATTAAAAATGAAATCGAAGAGAAAAAGCAAAAGCTATTAGAAACAGCAGCAGAACAAGACAAACTAGGTAATATTACTGCTCGTGATAACCTAGTTAATCAAGCTGATAAGCTTCAAACACAAGGACTAATATTTGACGCCATATCTGGTGCTTTATATGGACCAAACAGCAATGGAACAATAGGCTATGCTGCCAAAGCGGCAAGTCCCTTTATAGCCAGTCAAATTGGAGATTATTTCAAAAATAATAGAGCAGATAACAGAGATGACAACGGCAATAGATTAGAACCAGGTAGTGCCGCTCATATCTTAGCGCATGGCATTCTAGGTGCTGCTGTTAGTTATGCTACTGGTAATGATGTATTCACAGGAGGATTATCTGCTAGTGCCGGAGAAGCGACTGCGCCTCTTATCTCTCAATTTTTATACCAAACCAAAGATACTGATAAATTAACCGCTGAACAAAAAGATACGATTAGAGGTATTGTCAGTCTTACAGGCGTTGTTATTGGCTCGACTACAGGTAGTGTGACTGATTCAGTAAACGCGGGTGAAACAGCTTTAGTCGCAGTTGAGGATAACTATTGGAACAAGGATCCAAATCATGGTTCAAATAGTACGCAAGTAGTACCTGACTGGATGCTACCTCATATGCCAGTCTTTGGAAAAAATGCTAAGGGTCAAACTATTATTTGTATTCCAACTAGTAGTCATAGCTGTGGCGCAAGTAGCAACTTCAGGGTTGCTACTGACCAAGAGATGGTGAATTCTGTTAAAGCAGGTGCAGTGATGATCGTTGGATCAGCTGTAGGTGGAAAAGGGGCTGAATACACTTTAAAAATAGGCGGAAAAATTGTTAACAAGTATAAAACCCTAAAACAAGCACAGAAAGCAGCAGAAGATAGCGTGCAGAAAGCAAGAGTCACAAATAACAATCAGATAGATGATGATTTGGGTAATAAGCCGAGTGGCAAGAGAGAGATAGCTAAGGGATTGAACGGCAAAGATTTTGAGGATTGGTTACATTCTAGTTATGGGGGTAGCAAAAGTTTTTCAAAAGGTGGAAGAGAATTTGACGGAGCTTTTGGAAATAGATGGTATGAGGCAAAATCTGGTAACTATTGGAGAGATGTTACTTCTAAATCACGAGGTCTAGAAAAGTTCAAATCGGATATGGGAGCTAGGAAAAGAATCGCAAATGAAAACGGCGGTACTTATGAACTACACTCTAATACACCGATTCCAAAAGATATAAAAGATTGGTTAAATAAGAAAGGAATTTCATCTTATGAACATCAATAA
- a CDS encoding IS1 family transposase has protein sequence MKSYGKQNYQCKDCKRQFIGDHALTYQGCHSKIEEKIRLMTVRGCGVRDIALIASVSIGKVLSTIDSSVYKITPKKRYYERLEVDEFWTYVYRKKRKVWLIYAYDRATNEIVAYVWGKRDFSLPARRVIRSLNQLIEYRGKPVQIRCDNGPEYISHALKDWADQQGITISYIEPGNPQQNAYVERFNRTMRYDWLNQELFDNLEQVRAQAENWLYHYNHERPNMGNGGFTPIQKLNQAA, from the coding sequence ATAAAAAGCTATGGCAAGCAGAATTACCAATGTAAAGACTGTAAGCGTCAATTCATTGGCGACCATGCTTTAACCTACCAAGGCTGCCATTCTAAAATAGAAGAAAAGATACGGCTAATGACGGTTAGGGGATGTGGTGTTAGAGACATTGCCCTGATAGCCTCAGTTAGCATTGGTAAAGTCCTTAGCACCATAGACTCATCGGTCTATAAGATTACACCTAAAAAGCGCTACTATGAACGCTTAGAGGTTGATGAGTTCTGGACTTACGTGTACCGCAAGAAGCGTAAAGTCTGGCTTATTTATGCTTATGACCGTGCTACTAATGAGATTGTGGCTTATGTCTGGGGCAAACGTGACTTCTCGCTACCGGCTAGGAGGGTTATACGTAGCTTGAACCAGTTGATTGAGTACCGAGGTAAACCTGTGCAAATAAGATGCGATAATGGCCCTGAATACATCAGTCATGCGCTCAAAGATTGGGCCGATCAGCAAGGCATCACTATTAGTTATATTGAGCCTGGCAATCCACAGCAAAATGCTTATGTAGAGCGCTTTAACAGAACGATGAGATATGATTGGTTAAATCAGGAGCTGTTTGATAACCTAGAACAGGTACGCGCACAAGCAGAAAACTGGTTATACCACTATAATCATGAACGACCTAATATGGGCAATGGCGGTTTTACGCCAATACAGAAACTTAATCAGGCAGCTTAA